From the genome of Methanoregula boonei 6A8:
AGCCCGGATGACCCTTTTTGGATCCCATCGGAGCCCTTATCGGGCTCCGTTTCCCCGCGTTCCAAAATAAGCCTAATCCTGCCGTATTTTTGCAATCGGACGATTTTAACGAACCTCATAAAGGCCCTTTCCTGCCCTGATCTCATCTCAAACGTTCGGTCGATCCCACAAACAGAGGCCGTTTTTGGGGCTTCTGTGGCCGATTATGGGCATTATATGGGGCTCAAAATGGGCTTATTTTTTAAAATGAGCAGTTATACAGGGTTTTATTTGCGACGAGGACGGAAAGTGGCACCTGTCCGGATTCTAGGGGGTGCTTTTCCTGTAATTTCAAACACGCGATCTTATCCATTTTTCTAATCGTAACAAATGTTCCGGTTTTTTTTAAAAAGCTCGGGTCGGGAGCTAGAGATTCCGGAAAATATGCGGCTCAGCTGCTGAGGATTTTCAAAAATGTTCGGTCACGCTGTTGATGATTTTCAAAAAAGAGCAGGTTGGAATCTGAAGATTCTCAGAAAAGATCGATATGGTTTCGCAGCAAAAACAGCCAACCCACTAATACTCATCACATTCTCCACCGGAGCCCGTACGCCCCCAGCGATTGTACACAAAAAAATCCGGTGCTGTTGCTGAGGATTTACAAAAAAGAATGACTTATCAGCCGAAGATTTTGAAAAATGTGCGGGCCCCGCACTAAAGATTCCGGAAAATGCGTTGCTTATCCGCCAAACATTTTAAAAAAATCACTCCATTACATCAGCATATACCGGCACGACACACTTGAGTATTTTATTTCGTTTCATCCTCCGCGGCGATACGTTTCGCCGCGAGCTCGCAATAGTGCGCATCGATCTCTACCCCGATTGCCTTGCGGTCGCACCGGGACGCGGCCACGAGCGTGCTGCCGCTTCCCATGAAGGGATCGAGTACGGTGTCGCCGACAAAGGAGAAGAGTTTCATACAGCGCAGGGGCAGTTCTACCGGGAAGGGAGCGGGATGACCGATCCGGGTTTTGCGCTCGCCGTTAAACGTCCACAGGCCGTTGGTCCATTCCATGAACTCTTCCCGGGTAATGTCGGACTGTCGCGAACCGCTTGTCTTTTTCCACGAATCCTTGTACAGCACAACAATCAGTTCCACCGGTGCAATCACATACGGCGCCGATGCACTGGCCCACGATCCCCACGCGGTCCGGCGTGAAATATTCCCTTCGTTCCAGATAATCGTTGAATGGTAGGCAAACCCGCACTCTTTTGCGATCGCAGTGAGGTCGGCTCCCACGCTCTGCTGGCCCCCTTTGTTCTTGTCAAGCGGGATATTAAGGCAGAACCGTCCGTCAGGCTTGAGCCAGCCAAAACAGCGCTTCATCCAGCGCTTCGAGAATGCAAGGTACTCATCGTACGTAAGCCCGTCATCGTGCGAGTGGTACCGGATATCGACATTGTAGGGCGGTGAGGTGACCACAAGGTCGATCCCCTGCGTCGGGATGGCACGGGTGGAAAAAATATCCCCGTTAATGATTTCGAGGCCATCTGCCCGGTAAAAGGTATCTCGTGCCATGCGGTCATTCCTGTATAAGGAGCGTTGATCGTTGTACCTAAAGAAGTTCCCGGGAGAGGATCGCCTTTTTTACCAGACCGCACTGATATTTCTCCATGAGCGAGAAACCGGAGCCCGTAGACTATACCTATACCCCTATTGGGACGATACATTCCCCATTTAAGGATATTGTCGGTATGCCCATCCAGCCCACCGGTGCCCGGGGCATTCGGGGCACTATCGAGATCAGGAGCGATCTCAAGGGCGGGCTTGCCGATCTTGAGCGTTTCTCCCGGATCATCCTGCTCTATTCCCTGCACCGCTGTACCGGTTACAGCCTGAAAGTCTCGCCATTCCTTGACCCTACACCCCATGGAATCTTTGCTACGCGATCGCCAAAGCGCCCGAATGCGATTGGCTTTTCCATTGTGCGGCTCGTGGGAATTGACGATTGTACTCTTACCATTGAGGATGTCGATATCCTCGACGGCACACCGCTTCTGGATATCAAGCCGTACGTGCCGGCGTTCGATTCCTATCCCGATGAACGCAGCGGGTGGCTTGGTGCGGTCGCGCATAATGCACAGCACGCGAAATCCGACGACCGGTTCCAGTGAAGATACAGAAGGGTGCGGAAGAGAACGCTCCATTGCTTTTGCATCCGATCCCTGATACACTATGACAGAAAGTGAAGCCCTCCGTGGAATTCCCGGTATCCTGCGTCCGTTCAAGGAATATGTAAAAAGTCTTGGCCTCAACGAGGGTGACCAGATTGTTTACTACGGGTGCGTGGGAACCTGCACACCGTTTGTCGAATTGCTCGCGGTTGCGATCCGGGGTTTTCACCTTCGGCAGGTGTTCGTACCCCTGCTCGATGAGGCAAAAGCGCACGCGATCCATGATGTTCCCGACGTCGGGATGCAGGCCGGGGGAGAACCGGTTGCGGTGACCGGGCCAAAAGTCCTTGTTATCATGGGAGGTCTTGCAATGCCCCTGATGCCGGTGACAAAAGAGCAGGTCCGCGACCTTGCCGCCCGTCATACCGGGGTAAAAGTGGTCGGGGTCTGTTTCCAGGACATGTTTGCCCGGGCCGGCTGGACCGGGACAGTGCCCTTTGATCTGGTGATAAGTGCGATGATCGATAAGGTGACCGTCACCCGGTCAGAACAATAATCATGTCACCCCATTGGGCCGGCAGACATACCGGCCGGGGACGGTACGTATTTTCTTCTTTTACGGTACACCAGTAAGCATGGCTTCTTTTGTCCACCGCATAGAAGTTCACTACTCAAAGGATCCCCGCGAGAAGACCCGGACAGAAAGGATCCGGGCGCTCGGTTTTGGCATCGATGTACTGCAACTCGTGGACGTGTACACGATCGCTACGGTCAAGCGTGATCTCCTGCCGGCGGAACTCGATGAGATTGGCGCCCGGCTCACAAACCCTGTAGTGCAGGACTTCGTGGTGGACGAAGCTACGCATGCCCTTTTCGATTACGCAATCGAGATCGGTTTCCTTCCCGGCGTGACCGATAACGTGGGCACAACCGCCCGGCAGATGGTCGAGGACTACCTGGGCATCACTTTTGGTGAGGGGGAGATGGTTTCTTTCTCTTCGCTCTATCTGGTCAGGGGCAGGCTTTCACCTGAGGCCCTTGCCCAACTCCCGGCCACACTTGCAAATCCGCTCATCAACCGCGTAAGTACCAAGACCCGGCAGGAGTACGGCGAGACAGGTATGGATCGGATCATCCCGGAGGTACGGCTCCACGAGATCCCCGCTGCGGGCATCGTAGATCTCTCCCTCCCGGACGAGGATCTGCTGAGGCTCGGGAAAGAGGGGATTTCTGATCCGCAGACCGGCCAGCGTCGGGGTCCGCTTGCGCTTGATCTTGCCCAGCTTCACGCGATCCGTAACTATTTCGACCGGGCCGGGCGCAAGCCTACAGATGTGGAGATTGAATCCCTTGCCCAGACCTGGAGCGAGCACTGCAAGCACACGATCTTTGCATCGGCCATGGACGATGATGTCCCAAAAGGCCTGTATAAGTCCTTCATCCAGGCGGCGACAAACGAGATCCGGGCAGAGAAGGGAGACCGCGATATCTGCGTTACGGTTTTTACCGATAACTCAGGTGCAATTGTCTTTGATGATGAGTATCTTGTGACCCACAAGGTTGAAACCCATAACTCTCCATCCGCACTGGACCCGTTTGGCGGGGCGCTTACCGGGATTGTTGGCGTGAACCGGGACACGATCGGATTTGGCCTGGGTGCCAAGCCCTGCATTAATGTGTACGGGTTCTGCGTTGGTGACCCAGCTTCGGAGCCGGCCCTCTACAGGGGCAGGGACCGGAAAAATCCCATTATATCTCCCCGGCAGATTCTCGATGGCGTTGTGCGGGGAGTCGGGGTGGGAGGCAATTGCTCGGGTATTCCCACACCGCAGGGCTTCTGCTGGTTCGATAACCGGTATGCGGGTAAGCCTCTCGTCTTTGCCGGCACGGTCGGCGTGATGCCCCGGGAACACAATGGCCAAAACCTCTTCGAGAAAAAGGCAGAACCCGGCGATCTCATCGTGATGATGGGCGGACGGGTGGGAAAGGATGGTATCCACGGCGCTACGTTCTCGTCAGAGGCCCTTGACCCGAACAGCCCGGTAACCGCAGTGCAGATCGGCGACCCGATCACGCAGAAAAAGTTCTCTGATGTGCTTGTCAAGGAAGCCCGGGATCTCGGATTGTACCGGAGCATTACGGATAATGGTGCAGGTGGCCTCTCCTGCTCGGTGGCCGAGATGGCAAAGGAATGCAATGGCTGCCATGTGGAGCTGGACAGGGTTCCCTTAAAGTACCCCGGCATGGCCCCCTGGGAGATCTGGATCTCCGAGTCGCAGGAGCGTATGACGCTTGCGGTCTCCCCGGAAAAAAGTGCGGAATTGATCGATCTTTGTGCCCGGAGGGGAGTCGAGGCCACTCTTATAGGGAAATTTACCGGTACGGGCCGGTGCGTGGTGGAGTATGGCGGGAAGACCGTGATGGACATTGAGCTTGCGTTCCTCCATGATGGCCTGCCCAAAAAGCATCTTGTCACCCGGCAGGCGCCGGTGGCAGAGCCTGCTGTCGGGCCCCTCCCCCCCTGCCCGGATCAGCTCGGTGATACGCTGGCGGCCATGATCGGGCGCCGGAATATCTGCTCTACCGAATTTGTAACGATCCAGTACGACCATACAGTGCAGGGTGGCCATGTGCTTGGCCCCGTTCAGGGAAAAGGCCGGGTACAATCGGTGGCCACGCTCACCAAAGTCGTGCCCGGTTCGAAGAGGGCAGTCGGGCTCTCGCAGGCACTCTTTCCGTCCTATGCAGAGCTCGACCCGTACCGTATGGCCGGTGCTGCCATCGATCTTGCGATACGGGGACTGGTCGCAACCGGGATCTCCCCTGAGTCGATTGCGCTCCTCGACAATTTCTGCTGGTGCTCATCCGATGAGCCGGAGCGCCTGTGGCAGCTTAAGGAGGCGGCCCGCGGATGCTATGATTATGCCAAAGCCTTCGGGACACCATTCATCTCCGGCAAGGACAGCATGTTCAATGATTTCTCGGGATACGATGCGGAGAACAACCGGGTGAAGATCTCTGTCCCTCCCACCCTGCTCATCTCCTCCATAGGTATCCACAGCGATGTGACCAAAGCGGTCTCGCTTGATGCCAAAATATCCGGGGATCTTGTGTACGTGATTGGTACTACTGAGGAGGAGCTTGCCGGGTCGGAGTACTTCGCCTTCCTTGGCGCCGGCGGGAGCACGGTGCCCTGTCTCGATGCAGCGGCGGCACGGGTACGGTACCTCAGACTTTCTGATGCTATTGCCCATGAACTCGTGTCCTCGGCATATCCCGTTGGCCACGGGGGGATTGGCGTGGCCCTTGCAAAGGTGGCTATCGCCGGCCGGCTCGGTATGGACATTACCCTTCCCGGTGCCCTGCGCCCGGATATCTTCCTCTTCTCTGAAACGCTTGGCCGTTTCGTGGTCACGGTGGCACCGGATCACAAGCGTGCGTTCGAGCAGGCGCTCGGTGCCGATGCACTGTTGCTGGGAACAACCGGGGGAAGCCGGCTCCGGGTCACCGGCCGGACGTTCCTCTTCGAACAGGAGATCGCTACACTGGAAAAGGCGTACAAGTCATCATTTGGGGGGTTTTGATATGCCATCTGCACATGCACCACCTTCACAGCGTCTTATCGGGGAAAAAGCCCTGATCATGAGCGGGTACGGGATCAACTCGGAGATGGAGACACGCGAGGCACTCTTTCGGGCGGGCATGGATGCTGAGATTGTGCATATCAACGATCTGATTGCCAAAAGAGTGAGCATCTCCGATTACCGGCTCCTGGTTTTTCCCGGCGGATTTTCCTATGGGGATGATACCGGTGCCGGCAATGCGTATGCAAACCGGGTGAGAAACAACCTCTGGGATGATCTCCTGGAATTCCTTGATGGCGATAACCTCGTCCTTGGGATCTGCAACGGGTTCCAGATCCTCGCAAACCTCGGCCTCGTGCCTGCCTTTGACCGGTCGTACGTACGGGAAATCGCCCTGATGCCCAACCGGAGCGGGCGGCTCGAGTGCCGGTTTGTCACGATCCGGCCTGCATCAGATACTATCTGGACGCACGGGATTGTGAAGATCTTGTGCCCCGTTTCCCATGGGGAGGGAAATCTTTCCTGTTCTGCTGAGACCCTGCAGGAAATCAAAAGAAATCGCCAGATCGCATTCACGTACTGCCGGGATGACCTGAGCCCTGCCGGTGGCGAGTATCCCTACAACCCGAACGGATCCGTGGAGGATATCGCCGGCCTTACCTCAAAAGACGGCAAGGTGCTGGGTATGATGCCGCACCCTGAACGGGCCATGGAGTTTACCAATCTTTACGATTGGCCACTCTTAAAGGAGCAGATGCGAAGATCGGGTGAGCGGATCCCGGGAGAATCACTCAACATGGCAATCTTCAAAAATATCGTCCGGTACTTTGAATAAGCCCGGGTGGATTCTGAATTTTTTTTTAAAATTGTTCGATGACCTGGTGGAATGAAATCTTTTCTTACGGTTAAAATTTAAACAGCCCGCCTTTTTTCCCCTGTTTTCCT
Proteins encoded in this window:
- a CDS encoding DNA-methyltransferase, giving the protein MARDTFYRADGLEIINGDIFSTRAIPTQGIDLVVTSPPYNVDIRYHSHDDGLTYDEYLAFSKRWMKRCFGWLKPDGRFCLNIPLDKNKGGQQSVGADLTAIAKECGFAYHSTIIWNEGNISRRTAWGSWASASAPYVIAPVELIVVLYKDSWKKTSGSRQSDITREEFMEWTNGLWTFNGERKTRIGHPAPFPVELPLRCMKLFSFVGDTVLDPFMGSGSTLVAASRCDRKAIGVEIDAHYCELAAKRIAAEDETK
- a CDS encoding phosphoribosylformylglycinamidine synthase subunit PurQ, whose amino-acid sequence is MPSAHAPPSQRLIGEKALIMSGYGINSEMETREALFRAGMDAEIVHINDLIAKRVSISDYRLLVFPGGFSYGDDTGAGNAYANRVRNNLWDDLLEFLDGDNLVLGICNGFQILANLGLVPAFDRSYVREIALMPNRSGRLECRFVTIRPASDTIWTHGIVKILCPVSHGEGNLSCSAETLQEIKRNRQIAFTYCRDDLSPAGGEYPYNPNGSVEDIAGLTSKDGKVLGMMPHPERAMEFTNLYDWPLLKEQMRRSGERIPGESLNMAIFKNIVRYFE
- a CDS encoding DUF2124 domain-containing protein, translated to MTESEALRGIPGILRPFKEYVKSLGLNEGDQIVYYGCVGTCTPFVELLAVAIRGFHLRQVFVPLLDEAKAHAIHDVPDVGMQAGGEPVAVTGPKVLVIMGGLAMPLMPVTKEQVRDLAARHTGVKVVGVCFQDMFARAGWTGTVPFDLVISAMIDKVTVTRSEQ
- a CDS encoding phosphoribosylformylglycinamidine synthase subunit PurL, with translation MASFVHRIEVHYSKDPREKTRTERIRALGFGIDVLQLVDVYTIATVKRDLLPAELDEIGARLTNPVVQDFVVDEATHALFDYAIEIGFLPGVTDNVGTTARQMVEDYLGITFGEGEMVSFSSLYLVRGRLSPEALAQLPATLANPLINRVSTKTRQEYGETGMDRIIPEVRLHEIPAAGIVDLSLPDEDLLRLGKEGISDPQTGQRRGPLALDLAQLHAIRNYFDRAGRKPTDVEIESLAQTWSEHCKHTIFASAMDDDVPKGLYKSFIQAATNEIRAEKGDRDICVTVFTDNSGAIVFDDEYLVTHKVETHNSPSALDPFGGALTGIVGVNRDTIGFGLGAKPCINVYGFCVGDPASEPALYRGRDRKNPIISPRQILDGVVRGVGVGGNCSGIPTPQGFCWFDNRYAGKPLVFAGTVGVMPREHNGQNLFEKKAEPGDLIVMMGGRVGKDGIHGATFSSEALDPNSPVTAVQIGDPITQKKFSDVLVKEARDLGLYRSITDNGAGGLSCSVAEMAKECNGCHVELDRVPLKYPGMAPWEIWISESQERMTLAVSPEKSAELIDLCARRGVEATLIGKFTGTGRCVVEYGGKTVMDIELAFLHDGLPKKHLVTRQAPVAEPAVGPLPPCPDQLGDTLAAMIGRRNICSTEFVTIQYDHTVQGGHVLGPVQGKGRVQSVATLTKVVPGSKRAVGLSQALFPSYAELDPYRMAGAAIDLAIRGLVATGISPESIALLDNFCWCSSDEPERLWQLKEAARGCYDYAKAFGTPFISGKDSMFNDFSGYDAENNRVKISVPPTLLISSIGIHSDVTKAVSLDAKISGDLVYVIGTTEEELAGSEYFAFLGAGGSTVPCLDAAAARVRYLRLSDAIAHELVSSAYPVGHGGIGVALAKVAIAGRLGMDITLPGALRPDIFLFSETLGRFVVTVAPDHKRAFEQALGADALLLGTTGGSRLRVTGRTFLFEQEIATLEKAYKSSFGGF
- the tsaA gene encoding tRNA (N6-threonylcarbamoyladenosine(37)-N6)-methyltransferase TrmO, with amino-acid sequence MSEKPEPVDYTYTPIGTIHSPFKDIVGMPIQPTGARGIRGTIEIRSDLKGGLADLERFSRIILLYSLHRCTGYSLKVSPFLDPTPHGIFATRSPKRPNAIGFSIVRLVGIDDCTLTIEDVDILDGTPLLDIKPYVPAFDSYPDERSGWLGAVAHNAQHAKSDDRFQ